From a region of the Polynucleobacter corsicus genome:
- a CDS encoding xanthine dehydrogenase family protein molybdopterin-binding subunit, producing the protein MTLNTLDTPLVNSSRRDFIIKGTLVGGGLMLGVGVLPEAFAQAGASYDPNTPTQFGDAEVNAWVSIKPDDTVFIRVARSEMGQGTRTGLAQLVTEELECNWRKVKTQSATPGQSLARKRVWGEHGTGGSRGIRISEDYVRRGAAAARIMLVQAAANQWNVPVSELKVDKGIITHLPTGRKTTYGKVAELASTLTPPDPKSITLKDPRTWKVAGQPYARLDTTNKVNGSKVYGIDLQLPGMLCASVKSCPVFGGKLVSYDEAKISNLRGVKGVVKINDSTLAVVADTWWHANTALKALPIVWDEGKGANTSQAGINQMLRDGLDEQGDFWQRQVGDAPEVIQSSAKKVEAIYFTPFRAHVTMEPMNATVKISGDRAEAWVPTQNGEGSHAALSEATGLPLTNCEVYKLDSGCGLGRRGSTQDFTTYAAKVAQQFPGVPVKVIWSREEDMTHDFYHPIAMAKMTAGLDATGNVTGMHIKVAGQSINATAAPQNIKNGKDERQLQGFYEKGPDAQLGYTFPSLLTEYVMKNTHVPVGPWRGVNTNQNGIFMECFMDECAKAAGKDPVEFRRALMQNHPKHLGVLNAVAKKAEWDKPLPAGTYRGVAQFMGYASYSACVAEVTVQNNIVKVNRLVFALDAGHIVNPYLTREQIEGSVPMALGAIFLPEITVEKGRIKEQNLDTYPLLKLSSTPKIETVLVSTYDFWGGVGEPTICVVGPAVANAISAAIGRPVRNFPLSKENLSLA; encoded by the coding sequence ATGACGCTCAATACATTAGACACTCCATTAGTTAATAGCTCACGTCGCGACTTCATTATTAAAGGCACCCTAGTAGGTGGAGGCTTAATGCTAGGCGTAGGCGTCCTACCTGAGGCATTTGCTCAAGCTGGCGCTAGCTATGATCCCAATACTCCTACCCAATTTGGCGATGCAGAGGTCAATGCCTGGGTCAGCATTAAACCCGATGACACTGTGTTCATTCGGGTTGCTCGCTCTGAGATGGGGCAAGGCACGCGCACTGGCTTAGCTCAACTAGTGACAGAGGAGCTGGAGTGCAATTGGAGAAAAGTAAAAACGCAATCCGCAACCCCGGGGCAGAGCTTGGCTCGCAAACGTGTGTGGGGGGAGCATGGCACTGGCGGTAGTCGTGGTATTCGGATATCGGAAGATTATGTGCGCCGAGGCGCAGCAGCAGCTCGCATCATGCTCGTACAAGCTGCCGCCAATCAGTGGAACGTTCCCGTTAGCGAATTAAAAGTAGATAAAGGTATCATTACCCATCTTCCAACAGGACGTAAGACTACCTACGGCAAAGTTGCGGAGCTAGCATCTACTCTCACCCCGCCCGATCCAAAGTCAATTACCTTAAAAGATCCCAGAACTTGGAAGGTTGCCGGCCAACCTTATGCCCGGTTAGATACGACCAATAAAGTCAACGGCAGCAAGGTATATGGTATCGACCTGCAACTCCCTGGAATGCTTTGCGCATCGGTCAAGTCTTGCCCCGTATTTGGAGGCAAGCTGGTCAGTTATGACGAAGCCAAGATCAGCAATCTGCGTGGAGTGAAGGGCGTTGTCAAAATTAACGACAGCACTCTAGCGGTAGTAGCTGATACCTGGTGGCATGCCAATACTGCGCTCAAGGCATTACCGATTGTTTGGGATGAAGGCAAGGGAGCGAACACCTCACAAGCTGGCATTAATCAGATGCTCAGAGATGGATTAGACGAACAAGGTGATTTCTGGCAACGTCAGGTTGGTGATGCTCCTGAAGTCATTCAGTCTTCCGCTAAAAAAGTAGAGGCAATTTATTTCACGCCATTTAGAGCTCACGTCACGATGGAGCCCATGAATGCCACCGTCAAGATTTCTGGTGACCGTGCAGAGGCTTGGGTACCGACACAAAATGGTGAAGGCTCTCATGCGGCTCTGTCCGAAGCCACTGGTTTACCGCTTACTAATTGCGAAGTCTACAAGCTAGATTCTGGTTGCGGCTTAGGTCGCCGTGGATCGACGCAAGACTTTACGACTTATGCAGCAAAAGTGGCACAGCAGTTTCCTGGAGTGCCGGTGAAGGTGATTTGGAGTCGTGAAGAAGATATGACTCATGATTTTTATCACCCCATTGCTATGGCAAAGATGACTGCAGGCTTAGATGCCACTGGCAATGTGACCGGCATGCATATCAAGGTTGCAGGTCAATCTATCAATGCTACAGCTGCGCCGCAAAATATTAAAAATGGTAAAGATGAGCGTCAGTTACAAGGTTTTTATGAGAAGGGGCCGGATGCGCAATTAGGCTATACCTTCCCAAGCCTACTGACTGAATATGTCATGAAAAATACGCATGTACCAGTCGGTCCCTGGCGCGGCGTGAATACCAATCAAAATGGTATTTTTATGGAATGCTTTATGGATGAATGCGCCAAGGCTGCAGGCAAAGATCCAGTGGAATTTAGGCGCGCATTAATGCAGAACCATCCTAAACATCTTGGCGTTTTAAATGCAGTAGCCAAAAAAGCGGAGTGGGATAAGCCGCTGCCAGCGGGAACCTATCGTGGCGTGGCGCAATTTATGGGATATGCCAGCTACTCTGCTTGCGTAGCTGAAGTCACAGTCCAAAATAATATTGTTAAGGTCAATCGTTTAGTGTTTGCATTAGATGCTGGTCATATCGTGAATCCGTATCTCACCCGTGAGCAAATTGAAGGTTCTGTACCGATGGCGCTCGGCGCGATCTTTCTTCCAGAAATTACCGTTGAAAAAGGTCGTATCAAGGAACAGAATTTAGACACCTATCCACTACTCAAGTTGAGCTCCACACCCAAAATTGAAACAGTACTGGTGTCGACCTATGACTTTTGGGGTGGTGTTGGCGAACCGACCATTTGCGTAGTGGGTCCTGCTGTAGCAAATGCGATTTCTGCAGCAATCGGAAGGCCAGTGCGTAACTTCCCACTGTCCAAGGAGAACCTGAGCTTAGCTTAG
- a CDS encoding (2Fe-2S)-binding protein produces MQLSVNGKIHNIDVEPTMPLLWAIREEVGLTGTKYGCGVAQCGACTVYLNGEPVRSCSLPVSAVGTAKVTTIEALSKNNTHPVQQAWIALDVPQCGYCQSGQVMAAAALLKRIPKPTDADIDSAMSNLCRCGTYQKIRDGIHVASGQKKLAEVLAQYDASPATRG; encoded by the coding sequence ATGCAGCTATCAGTTAATGGCAAGATTCACAATATTGATGTCGAGCCAACCATGCCCTTACTATGGGCTATTCGTGAAGAAGTAGGCCTTACCGGAACGAAGTATGGATGTGGTGTGGCTCAGTGTGGTGCTTGTACGGTTTACCTCAATGGTGAACCCGTGCGCTCTTGCTCATTACCAGTATCTGCAGTGGGTACAGCTAAGGTTACGACCATTGAGGCGCTCTCTAAAAATAATACGCATCCAGTGCAACAAGCCTGGATTGCTCTTGATGTACCCCAGTGCGGTTATTGCCAATCTGGACAGGTGATGGCTGCTGCCGCTCTACTGAAGAGAATTCCGAAGCCTACTGATGCTGATATAGATAGTGCCATGAGCAATCTCTGTCGCTGTGGTACCTATCAAAAGATTCGTGACGGGATTCATGTTGCTTCTGGTCAGAAGAAACTAGCAGAAGTACTGGCTCAGTACGACGCATCTCCTGCAACACGCGGCTAA
- a CDS encoding type II toxin-antitoxin system death-on-curing family toxin, producing the protein MLFITMQDIMLMHGVLINRFGGSPGLRDKAGLEAALMRPQSGYYPDVISQAAALFESLIINHPFIDGNKRIAFAAMDTFLRINNKRLNTDSMEAYRQIMHMFKVQELKFDQIDAWLRTICK; encoded by the coding sequence ATGCTCTTTATTACCATGCAAGACATCATGCTGATGCACGGTGTCTTGATTAATAGATTTGGTGGATCACCAGGCTTAAGAGACAAAGCGGGTCTTGAGGCGGCGCTAATGCGCCCTCAATCAGGCTACTACCCAGATGTTATTTCTCAAGCAGCAGCATTGTTTGAGAGCCTCATCATTAATCACCCTTTCATTGATGGCAATAAAAGAATTGCCTTTGCCGCAATGGATACTTTTTTGCGCATCAATAATAAAAGACTCAATACAGATTCGATGGAAGCCTACCGTCAAATAATGCACATGTTCAAAGTGCAGGAGCTCAAGTTCGACCAAATTGATGCATGGCTCCGAACTATCTGCAAATAA
- a CDS encoding amidohydrolase family protein — MNSTHAAPLCKAPDPEIRSPQIVFPAGAVDCHAHVCGPALEFPYADERIYTPPDATLSQYQSLLSMLGVDRAVLVQPSVYGTDNRAMLAALATNPNKFRGVAVIDSNIADSELERLHQAGVRGIRCNVVDVADKSKGLPIDELTAIAKRIQPFGWHLELLAHVNEYPDLARTFANFPVDLVFGHFGYSHAKYGVHDKGFQGLLELLKNNKAWVKMTGPYRICDGDFPYTDMRVFNDEVIKANSKRLVWGSDWPHVMVKKQMPHDADLCDLLGSWVSDQELRKAILSDNPCMLYDYPAFIGTQ; from the coding sequence TTGAACTCCACTCACGCTGCCCCCCTCTGTAAAGCCCCAGATCCAGAAATTCGATCACCACAGATTGTCTTTCCTGCTGGGGCGGTAGATTGTCATGCCCATGTATGTGGGCCTGCTCTGGAGTTTCCTTATGCTGATGAGCGCATCTACACTCCGCCTGATGCCACACTGAGCCAATATCAATCTTTATTGAGCATGCTGGGTGTTGATCGTGCTGTCTTAGTTCAGCCCAGCGTCTACGGCACTGACAATCGAGCTATGCTCGCAGCACTTGCCACGAATCCCAACAAGTTTCGTGGAGTTGCAGTCATCGATAGCAATATTGCAGATTCCGAACTGGAGAGACTTCATCAAGCTGGTGTGAGAGGCATTCGTTGCAATGTTGTGGATGTTGCCGATAAATCCAAGGGTTTACCGATTGACGAATTAACCGCAATCGCCAAACGCATCCAACCTTTTGGCTGGCATTTAGAACTACTCGCCCACGTGAATGAATATCCCGATCTCGCCAGAACATTTGCCAACTTTCCGGTGGACTTGGTATTTGGTCACTTTGGTTACTCCCATGCAAAGTATGGTGTGCATGACAAAGGATTTCAGGGTCTGCTAGAACTTCTGAAAAATAACAAAGCCTGGGTCAAAATGACGGGACCTTACCGTATTTGTGATGGGGACTTTCCCTATACAGATATGCGAGTATTTAATGACGAAGTAATTAAAGCCAATAGTAAGAGACTAGTCTGGGGTAGTGATTGGCCTCACGTGATGGTCAAAAAGCAAATGCCGCATGATGCCGATCTCTGTGATCTATTGGGGTCTTGGGTATCCGATCAAGAGCTTAGAAAAGCGATTCTCTCGGACAATCCCTGTATGCTATATGACTATCCAGCCTTCATCGGCACCCAATAG
- a CDS encoding Bug family tripartite tricarboxylate transporter substrate binding protein, with protein sequence MQKVLQSPRLLKRNWMLSLLIGLGLSLNLISTAASAQSYPNRTVRMIVPLTTGSGADIAGRIVAKNLPETWKQSVIIENRPGAGGLIGTGAVVSAEPDGYTLLVQSASYAANPAIYKKLPYDPLKSLVDVDILGQTPYVLITAADGPYQSVRDLVIAAKSKPGEVTFASAGVGSSTHLAAEYFNQMMGIKLIHVPYKGSPEAIQDTMAGRTAFYMAPLDTAIGQLKGGKVRALGVTSKARNAAVPDIPSIAELGYANFEIGLWFGVWAPAGTPAAIVKKINQDINLAMQSPEVKTAYETKGIKATPMSPQEFGKFVREEMAKYQKIAKDANIEPQ encoded by the coding sequence ATGCAAAAGGTATTGCAATCCCCTCGTTTGCTCAAGCGCAACTGGATGTTGAGCTTATTGATTGGCTTGGGGCTTAGCCTCAACCTGATTTCTACAGCTGCGAGCGCGCAAAGCTATCCCAATCGAACAGTAAGGATGATTGTGCCCCTCACTACTGGGTCTGGTGCTGACATTGCCGGCAGAATTGTTGCCAAAAACCTTCCGGAAACCTGGAAACAATCCGTCATTATTGAAAATCGTCCTGGTGCTGGTGGCTTAATCGGTACTGGTGCAGTGGTCAGTGCTGAGCCGGATGGCTACACCTTGCTGGTGCAATCCGCTTCATACGCGGCCAATCCAGCCATTTATAAAAAGCTGCCTTACGATCCACTCAAGAGCTTGGTTGATGTCGACATTCTTGGGCAAACACCTTATGTCTTAATTACTGCCGCAGACGGTCCTTATCAGTCTGTTCGTGATTTAGTCATTGCGGCCAAGTCTAAACCTGGTGAGGTGACTTTTGCATCTGCAGGTGTTGGCAGCTCGACTCACCTTGCTGCTGAGTACTTCAATCAAATGATGGGCATCAAGCTTATTCATGTTCCTTACAAAGGATCACCAGAAGCCATTCAAGATACGATGGCTGGACGCACCGCTTTTTATATGGCGCCACTAGATACCGCCATCGGGCAACTCAAGGGTGGCAAAGTGAGAGCGCTTGGGGTTACTAGCAAAGCGCGCAATGCTGCCGTGCCAGATATCCCAAGTATTGCTGAGTTAGGTTATGCCAACTTTGAAATTGGTCTGTGGTTTGGTGTGTGGGCACCGGCTGGCACACCAGCAGCAATTGTGAAAAAGATTAATCAAGATATTAATTTGGCGATGCAAAGTCCTGAGGTGAAGACTGCATACGAAACCAAAGGTATTAAAGCAACTCCCATGAGCCCACAAGAGTTCGGTAAGTTTGTGCGCGAAGAAATGGCGAAGTATCAGAAGATCGCTAAAGACGCCAACATCGAACCTCAGTAA
- the pcaD gene encoding 3-oxoadipate enol-lactonase: MSQKLEKQIIKVNGVDMAYRFDGPSDGHVVMMANSLMSDCSMWDWNVPALSDRYRVLRFDKRGHGDSETTPAPYSIPQLADDAVALLDALKIDKVHFIGLSMGGMIGQQLGARFPERVYSLSLCDTASEMPPRSLWEERFELARKEGIAGLVDGTIQRWFTAPFIARAPQDIAKVREMILGTGVEGYLGCASAVRDMAQTTMLLKIKAPTLILTGRQDPACTVDQAIVLNRMIDGSKLVILEDAAHLSNIEQPEVFNRTVREFIDTVDNTL, encoded by the coding sequence ATGAGCCAAAAACTCGAAAAACAGATCATCAAGGTCAATGGGGTCGATATGGCCTATCGTTTTGATGGCCCTAGTGATGGCCATGTGGTGATGATGGCCAATAGCCTGATGTCGGATTGCAGTATGTGGGATTGGAACGTGCCTGCATTAAGTGATCGTTATCGAGTCCTCCGTTTTGATAAGCGTGGGCACGGCGATTCTGAAACAACGCCAGCGCCCTACAGCATTCCTCAATTGGCGGATGATGCGGTTGCCTTATTGGATGCCTTAAAGATTGATAAAGTACATTTCATCGGGCTGTCGATGGGCGGCATGATTGGTCAGCAGCTTGGTGCTCGCTTTCCGGAGCGTGTTTATTCCCTATCCCTCTGCGACACTGCCAGTGAAATGCCTCCACGGAGTTTGTGGGAGGAGCGTTTTGAACTTGCGCGCAAAGAAGGTATTGCCGGCTTGGTAGATGGCACTATTCAGCGTTGGTTTACTGCCCCATTTATTGCTCGAGCGCCTCAAGATATTGCCAAAGTGCGCGAGATGATTTTGGGTACTGGGGTTGAGGGTTATCTAGGTTGCGCAAGTGCGGTGAGAGATATGGCGCAAACCACCATGCTCTTAAAAATCAAGGCTCCAACACTGATTCTGACAGGGCGTCAGGATCCGGCCTGTACCGTGGACCAAGCCATTGTGCTCAATCGCATGATTGATGGATCTAAGTTGGTCATATTGGAAGATGCTGCACACTTATCTAATATCGAGCAGCCAGAGGTGTTTAATCGCACTGTCCGTGAATTTATTGATACAGTAGATAACACTTTGTAG
- a CDS encoding HdeD family acid-resistance protein, whose product MTELSVAQIKEIRAAVLGAAAKVPGALIGMGILFIALGMIGVAGQTLFSFVTVNILGAFLIFGGVVQFAHALKSTGWKSVGIQMVLAVLYIAAGVYTWAFPIPALEVITLWLAAIFFVTGFLRLISAFQHRHFREWFWLVLSSTISILMGVLIMNGYPESSLWLPGLLIAIELLLQGWSLLFLGLAARSLTK is encoded by the coding sequence ATGACTGAATTATCTGTAGCTCAAATAAAAGAAATCCGCGCTGCTGTTTTAGGCGCTGCTGCAAAAGTTCCTGGTGCACTCATTGGCATGGGGATACTGTTTATCGCCTTAGGAATGATTGGTGTTGCTGGGCAAACATTATTTTCATTTGTAACAGTAAATATATTGGGTGCATTCTTGATTTTTGGTGGTGTAGTGCAATTTGCTCATGCTCTTAAATCTACTGGCTGGAAGAGTGTTGGCATTCAAATGGTTCTGGCGGTTTTGTATATTGCAGCTGGCGTCTACACCTGGGCCTTTCCGATTCCCGCTCTGGAAGTAATCACCCTCTGGCTTGCCGCAATCTTTTTTGTGACCGGCTTTCTGCGCCTGATCTCCGCCTTTCAGCATCGTCATTTCCGTGAATGGTTCTGGTTGGTGTTGTCTTCTACAATATCTATCTTGATGGGTGTACTTATCATGAATGGCTATCCAGAAAGCAGCCTGTGGTTGCCCGGCTTACTCATTGCAATTGAATTACTTTTGCAAGGTTGGTCATTGCTGTTCTTGGGCTTAGCTGCTCGCTCATTGACGAAGTAA
- a CDS encoding TonB-dependent receptor — MVLSFIAPTALAQIAPPPNYDQQLGDVVVNATRSGTPLNQMSLNTTILTKEVLESSPDQTIDQVLKNVPGVFLNDVPYYQKDPTGQSINVRGLGYGRTLVLIDGLPANDAFYGTVQWNLVPMSSIESVEFVRGGVSSLWGNYGMGGVININTKTPKNSSQDVSASYGSFGTGNIAASKDLIVSDAMQMRFSADYFSSEGFQNYATISPGSPSNIKNGMGTDAVKNSNVRLQNYFKPTQDTNAFLRMGYSTMSDLSNNYAIAPNLIQTADVAAGSTTQLDVDKKTQVNVYYQATNFYKQTANNLSAAPYKPYVNANYTDPYSTVGASAQYTHDLKAAGIDQYIIGVDARNISASNQTNNLSTAGAVSSVSYAQGQQNFYGLLGQIKSSASSIPLEATLGARIDQWNSQIPSAYNAGAGGSSPQYQVIPNQSKTQLSPSLGLLYKANNNWDLRSAAYQAFHAPSMNNTLRSYGNSVSGYSLANPNLTPETMTGYEVGTDYRWKSGFAQLTAFNNYIQNAITSYKITSANWAFASSLCTTSGLSGCSATSSSSGYTNVSYYTNQQNLLSRGVELQYHHDLNAQWALDGGYSYTSTILTWSATTDPINTQVGGVPKNMANAGITYYPIPQASLSTTVRYVGNSWMSTGTLPVPAYAVVGLRANYQLTQQASVFASVVNLFNRQYVTFNIASQASAYQAGMPQAITVGARVTF, encoded by the coding sequence TTGGTCCTGAGCTTTATTGCGCCAACAGCCCTGGCTCAAATTGCTCCTCCACCTAATTACGATCAACAGTTAGGTGATGTGGTGGTCAACGCCACTCGCTCTGGTACACCTTTGAATCAGATGTCGCTGAACACAACTATTTTGACCAAAGAGGTATTAGAGAGCTCCCCAGATCAAACCATCGATCAGGTGCTAAAAAATGTACCGGGTGTATTTCTGAATGATGTGCCGTACTATCAAAAAGATCCTACGGGCCAGAGTATTAATGTGCGCGGCTTAGGTTATGGGCGCACATTGGTATTGATTGATGGCCTGCCTGCAAACGATGCTTTTTATGGGACTGTTCAGTGGAACTTAGTCCCCATGTCCTCCATTGAGTCGGTTGAATTTGTACGCGGCGGAGTATCGAGTCTGTGGGGTAATTACGGTATGGGTGGTGTTATTAATATCAACACCAAGACGCCCAAGAATAGCTCCCAGGATGTATCTGCTAGTTATGGATCCTTTGGTACTGGAAATATTGCTGCCTCTAAGGACTTAATTGTTTCAGATGCAATGCAGATGCGCTTCTCGGCAGATTATTTCTCGAGTGAGGGTTTTCAAAACTACGCTACGATTTCTCCGGGCTCACCGAGCAATATTAAAAATGGCATGGGTACAGACGCAGTTAAGAATTCTAATGTCCGCCTGCAGAACTATTTCAAGCCAACGCAAGATACCAATGCCTTTTTACGCATGGGCTACAGCACGATGTCTGATTTAAGTAATAACTATGCAATAGCGCCTAATTTAATTCAAACGGCGGATGTTGCCGCAGGCTCAACAACACAATTAGATGTGGATAAAAAGACTCAGGTCAACGTGTATTACCAAGCAACGAACTTTTATAAGCAGACTGCGAATAATTTAAGTGCTGCGCCGTACAAGCCATACGTTAATGCAAACTATACAGATCCTTACTCTACTGTAGGTGCCTCGGCTCAGTACACTCATGATTTAAAGGCTGCAGGAATTGATCAATACATCATTGGTGTTGATGCAAGAAATATCTCTGCATCCAATCAAACGAATAACTTATCTACGGCCGGCGCTGTAAGCTCTGTAAGCTATGCACAGGGGCAGCAAAATTTTTATGGCCTCTTAGGGCAAATTAAATCAAGTGCCAGTAGCATTCCTCTTGAAGCTACCTTGGGGGCGCGCATTGATCAGTGGAATAGCCAGATCCCAAGTGCATACAACGCCGGTGCAGGTGGTTCTAGTCCCCAATATCAAGTCATTCCTAATCAAAGCAAAACTCAATTAAGCCCTTCGCTTGGGCTGCTCTATAAGGCAAATAACAATTGGGATTTGCGAAGTGCGGCCTATCAAGCTTTTCATGCGCCTAGTATGAATAACACATTACGTAGCTATGGAAACTCTGTTAGCGGCTACTCTTTAGCAAATCCGAATTTAACTCCTGAAACAATGACGGGCTACGAGGTGGGAACGGACTACCGCTGGAAAAGTGGATTTGCTCAGTTAACGGCGTTTAATAATTACATTCAAAATGCCATTACCAGTTATAAGATCACTAGCGCAAATTGGGCATTTGCAAGCAGCCTCTGTACAACATCAGGCTTATCGGGTTGCTCAGCTACTAGTTCGTCTTCTGGCTACACCAATGTAAGTTACTACACCAACCAGCAAAACTTGCTGAGCCGTGGTGTTGAACTGCAATATCACCATGACCTCAATGCGCAATGGGCATTGGATGGTGGTTACAGCTACACGAGCACAATTCTGACTTGGAGCGCTACTACGGACCCCATCAATACGCAGGTAGGCGGCGTTCCTAAAAATATGGCTAACGCCGGAATTACTTACTACCCAATTCCTCAAGCAAGCCTTAGTACTACAGTGCGTTATGTCGGTAACTCTTGGATGTCTACCGGCACTTTGCCGGTACCCGCTTATGCCGTTGTAGGCTTAAGAGCTAATTATCAACTCACGCAACAAGCCTCAGTCTTTGCCTCAGTAGTCAATTTATTTAACCGTCAATACGTGACTTTTAATATTGCTAGTCAGGCATCTGCTTACCAAGCGGGAATGCCGCAGGCTATTACTGTAGGCGCGCGGGTAACTTTCTAG
- a CDS encoding PQQ-dependent sugar dehydrogenase, which produces MKLKTIHSLMFVAGIAAATLASAQAPAPAPAIPPTWAQGRTADGMNPSLSPNPPGISALPADEIPVSKLKVPAGFKIELWASGMPNGRSMTESPNGTVFVGTRFTGNVYAVVTKDGKREVKTIAKGLHRPNGVAFTNGSLYVAELSRIIRYDNIEQNLDNPPAPVVVFDALPKDEPHGWKFMKLSPDGQYLYFQIGTPANIVVPPSTHATIVRLNLKTNILETVATGVRNSVGMDFQPGTKELWFTNNARDWVAEDKPNDTLNRLVRPKGMNFGYPHCHQGDFLDPEFGKGRSCDEFDKPVYNLGAHVAALGMRFYNGKQFPADYKGNIFIAEHGSWNKTQRVGYQVVRVVLDSKNKVVKSEPFVTGWLDGDKFWGRPVDVQMLKDGSMLVSDDETGAIFRVSYGK; this is translated from the coding sequence ATGAAATTGAAAACCATTCATTCTTTGATGTTCGTTGCGGGTATTGCGGCAGCCACTTTGGCGAGTGCGCAAGCGCCAGCTCCAGCACCAGCAATTCCGCCGACTTGGGCGCAGGGTAGAACTGCTGATGGCATGAACCCCTCTTTGTCGCCAAACCCACCTGGTATTTCTGCGCTACCTGCAGATGAAATTCCAGTGAGCAAGTTAAAGGTACCAGCAGGCTTTAAGATTGAATTGTGGGCATCAGGCATGCCTAATGGTCGTTCAATGACTGAGTCTCCAAACGGTACTGTGTTTGTCGGCACACGCTTTACAGGTAATGTGTATGCGGTAGTGACTAAAGATGGTAAACGGGAAGTGAAGACTATCGCCAAAGGTTTACATCGTCCAAACGGCGTAGCGTTTACCAATGGCTCACTCTATGTTGCTGAACTCTCCCGAATTATTCGTTATGACAATATCGAGCAGAACTTAGATAACCCACCAGCACCAGTAGTGGTGTTTGATGCACTACCTAAGGATGAGCCACACGGTTGGAAGTTTATGAAACTCAGTCCTGACGGACAGTATTTGTATTTCCAAATTGGTACGCCAGCAAATATCGTTGTGCCACCTTCAACTCATGCAACGATTGTTCGTTTGAATCTCAAGACCAATATCTTGGAAACTGTAGCAACTGGTGTTCGTAACAGTGTTGGTATGGATTTCCAGCCTGGCACAAAAGAACTTTGGTTTACTAATAACGCCCGCGATTGGGTTGCTGAAGATAAGCCAAACGACACACTGAATCGTTTAGTGCGCCCTAAGGGAATGAACTTTGGTTATCCTCATTGCCATCAAGGCGACTTCTTAGATCCGGAGTTTGGTAAAGGCCGATCATGTGATGAGTTTGATAAGCCTGTTTATAACTTAGGCGCTCACGTAGCTGCTTTGGGTATGCGTTTTTATAACGGCAAGCAATTCCCGGCAGACTACAAAGGTAATATCTTTATCGCTGAGCATGGCTCATGGAATAAAACACAACGCGTAGGCTATCAAGTGGTGCGTGTTGTATTGGATTCTAAGAACAAGGTTGTGAAGTCAGAGCCGTTTGTGACCGGTTGGTTAGACGGCGATAAGTTCTGGGGTCGTCCAGTAGACGTGCAGATGCTCAAAGACGGTTCTATGTTGGTTTCAGATGATGAGACTGGCGCAATCTTCCGCGTGTCATACGGCAAATGA
- a CDS encoding c-type cytochrome translates to MKLISITKAILGVAFFTSLILSVNVSAAPPDAVAGKVKAQTCLACHGENGIGISPEIPNLAAQPALSITYQLIQFRGQQRKGGAMEALAMPLSDQDMRDIAAYYSVLPPPPAKSGNTDKIAKGQQIAGAQYCNSCHGAQLQGQKHIARLAGQSHEYIVAQLKNIRSGSRIDMDGTMGSAARGLSDDDIEALAAYAASLN, encoded by the coding sequence ATGAAACTGATCTCTATCACTAAGGCCATCCTCGGGGTGGCCTTTTTTACTTCCTTAATTTTGTCGGTCAATGTATCTGCTGCGCCACCGGATGCTGTAGCAGGCAAAGTAAAAGCCCAAACGTGTTTAGCTTGTCATGGCGAAAATGGTATTGGTATTTCGCCAGAGATTCCGAATCTTGCAGCACAGCCGGCGCTATCAATTACCTATCAGCTGATTCAGTTTCGTGGGCAACAGCGTAAGGGTGGGGCAATGGAGGCTCTAGCAATGCCGCTAAGCGATCAAGATATGCGGGATATTGCCGCCTACTACTCTGTATTACCTCCACCTCCTGCCAAGTCTGGTAACACTGACAAGATTGCAAAGGGTCAGCAAATTGCTGGTGCACAGTATTGCAATTCATGTCATGGGGCTCAGCTCCAGGGGCAAAAACATATAGCCCGTTTAGCGGGGCAGTCTCACGAGTACATCGTGGCTCAATTAAAAAATATTCGTTCAGGTAGCCGTATTGATATGGATGGAACTATGGGTAGCGCCGCGCGTGGTTTGAGTGATGATGATATTGAGGCTTTAGCTGCTTATGCGGCTTCGCTAAACTAA